A section of the Anaerolineales bacterium genome encodes:
- the trxA gene encoding thioredoxin translates to MESLPSVTDSSFETVVLSSELPVLVDFGAAWCHPCRQLDPIVEELAGEWQGKAKIVKLDIDANLGTTTRFGVMSVPTLILFVAGEPTERSSGYQPKKKVVERFGPHLGL, encoded by the coding sequence GTGGAAAGCCTGCCAAGCGTTACCGACAGTTCTTTTGAGACAGTCGTCCTGAGCAGCGAACTGCCTGTGCTTGTCGATTTCGGCGCCGCTTGGTGTCATCCCTGTCGTCAGCTGGACCCGATCGTTGAAGAACTGGCTGGTGAGTGGCAGGGGAAGGCCAAGATCGTCAAGCTAGACATTGACGCCAACCTGGGTACAACCACCCGCTTTGGGGTGATGAGCGTCCCAACCCTGATCCTGTTCGTGGCCGGAGAGCCCACAGAGCGAAGTAGCGGATACCAGCCGAAGAAGAAGGTGGTTGAGCGCTTCGGACCCCACCTGGGCCTGTAA